Proteins encoded in a region of the Mycobacterium branderi genome:
- a CDS encoding alpha/beta hydrolase encodes MATPGVIREFIGLPSPTARRAGAGGNPCQGLYHRGVGRKPKVAMIATHYQIDFSEHYLADYMATRGIGFLGWNTRFRGFESSFLLDHALVDIGVGVRWLREVQNVETIVLLGNSGGGSLMAAYQSQAVEPNVNPLPGMRPASGLTELLPADGYVASAAHPGRPDVLTAWMDAAVIDENDPIATDPDLDLFNESNGPPFSEEFVARYRSAQIARNHAITDWAEKELKRVRAAGFSDRPFTVMRTWADPRMVDPAIEPTKRQPNMCYAGVPAKANRSAHGIAAACTLHNWLGMWSLRTAQTRAEPHLARITCPALVINADADTGVFPSDAQRIYDALASTDKSMCTINTDHYFTTPGARSEQADTIAKWIAKRWR; translated from the coding sequence ATGGCCACCCCTGGAGTCATTCGCGAGTTCATCGGACTGCCCTCACCCACCGCGCGTCGTGCCGGGGCGGGCGGAAACCCCTGTCAGGGGCTGTATCACCGCGGCGTCGGGCGCAAGCCGAAGGTCGCGATGATCGCAACCCACTACCAGATCGACTTCTCCGAGCACTATCTCGCGGACTACATGGCCACCCGCGGCATCGGGTTCCTCGGCTGGAACACAAGGTTCCGCGGCTTCGAAAGCAGCTTCTTGCTCGACCACGCCCTGGTTGACATCGGCGTCGGGGTGCGCTGGCTGCGCGAGGTCCAGAACGTGGAAACCATTGTGCTGCTCGGCAACTCCGGAGGCGGTTCCCTGATGGCGGCCTACCAGTCACAAGCGGTCGAGCCGAACGTAAACCCGCTGCCCGGCATGCGGCCCGCCAGCGGGTTGACCGAGTTGCTGCCCGCCGACGGCTACGTCGCCAGCGCCGCCCACCCCGGTCGTCCCGACGTGCTGACGGCATGGATGGACGCCGCCGTCATCGACGAGAACGACCCCATCGCCACCGATCCGGATCTTGATCTGTTCAACGAAAGCAACGGTCCACCGTTTTCCGAGGAGTTCGTCGCGCGCTACCGCTCGGCCCAGATCGCCCGTAACCACGCGATCACCGACTGGGCCGAAAAGGAGCTGAAACGTGTACGGGCAGCGGGGTTTTCCGATCGGCCGTTCACCGTGATGCGGACCTGGGCTGATCCGCGGATGGTCGACCCGGCCATCGAGCCCACCAAACGTCAGCCCAACATGTGCTACGCCGGGGTTCCGGCCAAGGCGAACCGGTCGGCGCACGGCATCGCGGCGGCCTGCACCTTGCACAACTGGCTGGGGATGTGGAGCCTGCGGACCGCGCAGACCCGGGCCGAGCCGCATCTGGCGCGCATCACCTGCCCGGCGCTGGTTATCAACGCCGACGCCGACACCGGGGTCTTTCCCTCGGACGCCCAGCGCATCTACGACGCACTGGCCAGCACCGACAAGTCGATGTGCACCATCAACACCGACCACTACTTCACCACCCCCGGAGCGCGCAGCGAGCAGGCTGACACAATCGCCAAGTGGATTGCCAAAAGGTGGCGCTGA
- a CDS encoding TetR/AcrR family transcriptional regulator produces the protein MSEQPGQRADLPTHRGRRTQAAIDAAARAVIARKGILAATIADIATEAGRSTASLYNYYDSKEAMIREWALRFRDEANQRAKTVVQHGLSNRERAHEVAAAHWHTYRNRLAEMISVSQLAMVSDDFAQYWAEICAVPVSFITETVRRAQADGYCADDDPELIAVAIVAMFNQFCYLQLSGARSYLAGDPDDEACINTLANIFYRAIYYKEVR, from the coding sequence GTGTCCGAGCAGCCCGGCCAGCGCGCCGACTTGCCCACGCATCGTGGCCGCCGAACCCAGGCCGCCATCGACGCCGCCGCCAGGGCCGTCATCGCGCGCAAAGGGATTCTGGCCGCCACCATCGCCGACATCGCCACCGAAGCAGGACGCTCGACGGCGTCGTTATACAACTACTACGACTCCAAAGAGGCGATGATCCGCGAGTGGGCGCTGCGATTTCGCGACGAAGCCAATCAGCGTGCGAAAACCGTTGTCCAGCATGGCCTTTCTAATCGCGAGCGGGCACACGAGGTGGCGGCAGCACACTGGCACACGTATCGCAACCGGCTCGCGGAGATGATCAGCGTGTCACAGCTGGCGATGGTCAGCGACGACTTCGCCCAGTACTGGGCCGAGATCTGCGCGGTCCCGGTCTCTTTCATCACCGAAACGGTGCGACGCGCACAGGCCGACGGGTACTGCGCCGACGACGACCCGGAGTTGATCGCGGTGGCGATCGTGGCGATGTTCAACCAGTTCTGCTACCTGCAGCTCAGCGGCGCTCGTTCGTATTTGGCCGGTGACCCAGACGACGAGGCTTGCATCAACACGCTGGCCAACATCTTCTACCGCGCCATCTACTACAAGGAGGTCCGCTGA
- a CDS encoding type II toxin-antitoxin system VapC family toxin, which translates to MFLLDVNVVLAAHRGDHPDHPTVRPWFDQLLAGDEPFGVPNVVWASFLRLATNRRIFEIPTPLAAAFAFIEATNAQPHHLPANPGPRHLTLLREIAEEADASGDLIPDAVLAAIAAEHHCAVVTLDRDFARFTAVRHIRPTV; encoded by the coding sequence ATGTTCCTTCTCGACGTCAACGTGGTGCTGGCCGCTCACCGGGGTGACCACCCGGATCACCCGACTGTCCGCCCCTGGTTCGATCAACTGCTCGCTGGTGACGAGCCCTTTGGCGTGCCGAACGTGGTGTGGGCGTCGTTTCTTCGATTGGCGACAAATCGCCGGATCTTTGAGATCCCGACACCGCTAGCCGCGGCATTCGCCTTCATCGAGGCGACCAATGCCCAACCACACCATCTCCCCGCGAACCCCGGCCCACGACACCTGACGCTGCTCCGCGAAATCGCCGAGGAGGCCGATGCCTCCGGCGACCTGATTCCCGACGCGGTGCTCGCCGCAATCGCCGCCGAACATCACTGTGCAGTGGTAACTCTCGATCGCGACTTCGCCCGGTTCACCGCGGTGCGCCACATCCGGCCGACGGTGTGA
- a CDS encoding class I SAM-dependent methyltransferase: protein MRTENDTWDITTSVGSTALFVATARALEAQKPDPLAVDPFAEVFCRAVGGDWAGVLDGKVPDHQLKTDDFGRHFVNFQGARTKYFDNYFRQAADAGVRQVVILAAGLDSRAYRLPWPGGTTIFELDQPQVLEFKREVLAEHGAQPRAERREVAVDLREDWPQALRDSGFDPAKPSAWIAEGLLIYLPATAQHQLFTGIDALAAPGSRVGLEDGAPMPPEEFAAAVEEERAARAEGDQRLFFQLVYNEQCAPADQWFGERGWNAVPTPLGDYLREVGRPVPEPGTEAAPMIARNTLVSAVKS, encoded by the coding sequence ATGCGTACTGAGAATGACACCTGGGACATCACGACGAGTGTCGGTTCGACCGCGTTATTCGTGGCCACCGCCCGTGCTTTGGAGGCGCAAAAGCCCGACCCACTGGCCGTCGACCCGTTCGCCGAAGTGTTCTGTCGCGCGGTGGGTGGCGACTGGGCCGGTGTGCTCGACGGCAAAGTGCCCGACCACCAATTGAAGACAGACGATTTCGGCCGGCACTTCGTCAACTTCCAGGGCGCCCGCACCAAGTATTTCGACAACTACTTCCGGCAGGCGGCCGACGCAGGCGTCCGCCAGGTGGTCATCTTGGCGGCGGGGCTGGACTCCCGCGCCTACCGGCTGCCCTGGCCCGGCGGCACGACGATCTTCGAGTTGGACCAGCCTCAGGTGCTGGAGTTCAAGCGCGAAGTGCTTGCCGAACACGGCGCCCAGCCACGTGCCGAGCGTCGTGAGGTTGCCGTCGACCTGCGGGAGGACTGGCCACAGGCGTTGCGGGACAGCGGCTTTGACCCGGCCAAGCCGTCGGCCTGGATTGCCGAAGGTCTGCTGATCTACCTTCCGGCCACCGCGCAGCATCAGTTGTTCACCGGGATCGATGCATTGGCCGCCCCCGGCAGCCGTGTGGGCCTGGAGGACGGGGCCCCGATGCCGCCGGAGGAGTTCGCCGCCGCGGTCGAGGAAGAACGTGCAGCAAGAGCCGAAGGCGATCAGCGGCTGTTCTTCCAGTTGGTCTACAACGAGCAGTGCGCACCGGCCGACCAGTGGTTCGGTGAGCGCGGCTGGAACGCCGTGCCGACGCCGCTGGGGGACTACCTACGGGAAGTCGGCCGACCGGTTCCGGAGCCGGGTACCGAGGCGGCGCCGATGATCGCCCGCAACACGTTGGTCAGCGCGGTCAAGAGCTGA
- the fadD2 gene encoding long-chain-fatty-acid--CoA ligase FadD2 — translation MPSLLDPFGAVAKVQQYASRGLAELHYVRKIFEAGGFPIEAPQNVAAMVNDIRKWGEIGMLPALHARRTPDKVAIIDDDGELTWKELDDAANAVAHGLLDKGVKGGDGVALLARNSRWFAIAEYGCARVGARIILLNSSFSGPQIKEVSEREDAKLIIYDDEYTEDVRKAEPPLGKLRALGTNPDSDKDSGSTDETLAELIERSSGTPAPKASKHSSIIILTSGTTGTPKGANRSTPPTLAPIGGILSHVPFKAGEVTALPAPMFHALGFLHATIGAFLGSTLVLHRKFKPPQVLEDIEKYKVTAVVVVPVMLARMLDALEKMDSKPDLSSLRIIFASGSALNADVAERALKDFGPVVYNMYGSTEIAFATIAEPKHLQYNSSTAGPVVKGVRVKIFDENGKELPQGEVGWIFVGTSFPFEGYTGGGGKQIIDGMLSSGDVGYFDEKGLLYISGRDDEMIVSGGENVFPAEVEDCITGHPDVVEATAIGVEDKEWGHRLRAFVVKKEGADIDEDTVKKYVRDQLARYKVPREVIFLDELPRNPTGKILKRELREMDV, via the coding sequence ATGCCTAGTTTGCTTGACCCGTTCGGGGCCGTGGCCAAAGTCCAGCAGTATGCGTCCCGCGGCCTGGCCGAACTGCACTACGTGCGCAAGATCTTCGAAGCGGGCGGGTTCCCGATCGAGGCGCCGCAGAACGTGGCGGCGATGGTGAACGACATCCGCAAGTGGGGCGAGATCGGCATGCTGCCCGCCCTGCACGCGCGGCGCACTCCCGACAAGGTGGCGATCATCGACGACGACGGCGAGTTGACCTGGAAGGAACTCGACGACGCCGCCAACGCCGTCGCCCACGGTCTGCTGGACAAGGGCGTCAAAGGCGGCGACGGGGTTGCGCTTCTGGCGCGCAACAGCCGCTGGTTCGCCATCGCGGAGTACGGGTGCGCCCGGGTCGGTGCCCGCATCATCTTGCTGAACAGCTCGTTCTCCGGCCCGCAGATCAAGGAGGTGTCGGAGCGCGAAGACGCCAAACTGATCATCTACGACGACGAGTACACCGAAGACGTCCGCAAGGCCGAACCGCCGTTGGGCAAGCTGCGGGCCCTGGGGACCAATCCCGACTCGGACAAGGATTCGGGCAGCACCGATGAGACGCTCGCGGAACTGATCGAACGCAGCAGCGGCACGCCGGCACCCAAGGCAAGCAAGCACTCCTCGATCATCATTTTGACCAGCGGCACCACCGGCACGCCGAAGGGTGCGAACCGCAGCACCCCGCCAACCCTGGCCCCGATCGGCGGCATCCTGTCGCATGTCCCGTTCAAGGCCGGCGAGGTGACGGCGCTGCCGGCGCCGATGTTTCACGCGCTGGGCTTCCTGCACGCCACCATCGGGGCTTTCCTGGGCTCGACGCTGGTGTTGCACCGCAAGTTCAAGCCGCCGCAGGTGCTCGAAGACATCGAAAAGTACAAAGTGACGGCGGTTGTGGTCGTGCCGGTGATGTTGGCGCGGATGCTTGATGCGCTGGAAAAGATGGACTCCAAGCCCGACCTGTCGAGCTTGCGGATCATCTTCGCGTCCGGCTCCGCGCTGAACGCCGACGTGGCCGAACGCGCGCTCAAGGACTTCGGGCCGGTGGTCTACAACATGTACGGCTCGACGGAGATCGCGTTCGCCACGATCGCGGAACCCAAACATTTGCAATACAATTCGTCGACGGCCGGACCTGTTGTCAAGGGGGTGCGGGTCAAGATCTTCGACGAAAACGGCAAAGAGTTGCCCCAGGGTGAGGTCGGCTGGATCTTCGTCGGCACCAGCTTTCCGTTCGAGGGCTACACCGGCGGCGGGGGCAAGCAGATCATCGACGGAATGTTGTCGTCAGGCGACGTCGGCTATTTCGACGAGAAGGGCCTGCTCTACATCAGCGGCCGCGACGACGAGATGATCGTCTCGGGCGGCGAGAACGTCTTCCCCGCCGAAGTCGAGGACTGCATCACCGGCCACCCGGATGTGGTGGAAGCCACGGCGATTGGCGTCGAGGACAAGGAGTGGGGCCACCGGTTGCGCGCGTTCGTCGTCAAGAAGGAAGGCGCCGACATCGACGAGGACACCGTCAAGAAGTACGTGAGAGATCAGTTGGCGCGCTACAAGGTGCCGCGCGAAGTGATCTTCCTCGACGAGCTACCGCGCAATCCGACCGGCAAGATCCTCAAACGCGAACTGCGCGAGATGGACGTCTAG
- a CDS encoding acyl-CoA dehydrogenase — MPIAITPEHQDLADSVRSLVARVAPSEVLHAALETPIDNPPPYWQSAAEQGLQGVHLAESVGGQGFGILELAVVLAEFGYGAVPGPFVPSAIASALISAHDPDTKVLNDLASGAAIAAYALGPGLTATRHGDGLVIRGEVRAVPAAAQASVLVLPVAIDSGEDWVVLRADQLEIEPVKSVDPLRPIAHVRANAVEVGDDAVLSNLSMTTAHALISTLLSAEAVGVARWATDTASEYAKIREQFGRPIGQFQAVKHKCAEMVADTERATAAVWDAARAIDEASPAVEFAAAVAATLAPAAAQRCTQDCIQVHGGIGFTWEHDTNVYYRRALILAASFGRRTDYPQRVVDTATSTGMRALNIDLDPDTEKLREQIRGEVAALKAMPRDERTVAIAEGGWVLPYLPKPWGRAASPVEQIIIAQEFETGRVKRPQIGIASWIVPSIVAFGTEEQKQRFLPPTFRGEMIWCQLFSEPGAGSDLAGLSTKATRADGGWRITGQKIWTTAAQFSQWGALLARTDPSAPKHNGITYFLLDMNSEGVEVKPLRELTGGAMFNTVFIDDVFVPDELVLGEVNRGWEVSRNTLTAERVSIGSSEAPFLANLDGFVEFIRDGQFDQAAHYRAGQLIAEGHAAKVLNMRSTLLTLAGGDAMPSAAISKLLSMRTGQGYAEFAVSTFGTDAAIGDPEQLPGKWAEYLLASRATTIYGGTSEVQLNIIAERLLGLPRDP, encoded by the coding sequence ATGCCGATCGCGATAACTCCTGAGCATCAAGACTTGGCCGATTCGGTGCGGTCCCTGGTGGCGCGGGTAGCGCCGTCGGAGGTTTTGCACGCGGCGCTGGAAACGCCGATCGACAATCCCCCGCCGTATTGGCAGAGCGCGGCCGAACAGGGTTTGCAGGGCGTGCATTTGGCGGAATCCGTTGGGGGACAAGGCTTTGGCATCCTCGAATTGGCGGTGGTGCTCGCCGAATTCGGCTACGGTGCGGTGCCGGGCCCGTTCGTGCCGTCGGCGATTGCCAGCGCGCTGATCTCGGCGCACGACCCGGACACCAAGGTGCTGAACGACCTGGCGTCGGGCGCGGCCATCGCCGCCTACGCGCTGGGCCCCGGCCTGACCGCCACCCGGCACGGTGACGGCTTGGTGATCCGCGGCGAGGTCCGGGCGGTGCCGGCGGCCGCGCAGGCGTCGGTGCTGGTGTTGCCGGTGGCCATCGACAGCGGCGAGGACTGGGTCGTGCTGCGCGCCGACCAACTCGAGATTGAACCGGTCAAAAGCGTCGACCCACTGCGGCCGATCGCCCATGTGCGCGCCAACGCCGTCGAGGTCGGCGACGACGCGGTGCTGAGCAACCTGTCGATGACCACCGCCCACGCCCTGATATCCACGCTGCTGTCCGCCGAGGCCGTCGGCGTCGCGCGGTGGGCCACCGACACGGCGTCGGAATACGCCAAGATCCGCGAGCAGTTCGGCAGGCCGATCGGCCAGTTCCAGGCCGTCAAGCACAAGTGCGCCGAGATGGTCGCCGACACCGAGCGGGCCACCGCGGCGGTGTGGGACGCGGCCCGTGCGATCGACGAGGCCAGTCCCGCAGTCGAATTCGCGGCAGCGGTGGCGGCAACGTTAGCGCCGGCAGCTGCTCAGCGCTGTACCCAGGACTGCATCCAGGTGCACGGCGGGATCGGGTTCACTTGGGAGCACGACACCAACGTGTACTACCGGCGCGCGCTGATCCTGGCCGCATCCTTTGGCCGTCGCACCGATTACCCGCAGCGGGTGGTCGACACCGCGACGAGCACCGGGATGCGCGCGCTGAACATCGACTTGGATCCGGACACCGAGAAATTGCGTGAGCAGATCCGCGGCGAGGTGGCCGCGCTCAAGGCGATGCCCCGCGACGAGCGCACCGTCGCGATCGCCGAGGGCGGCTGGGTGTTGCCGTATCTGCCGAAGCCGTGGGGACGCGCCGCCAGTCCGGTCGAGCAGATCATCATCGCCCAGGAGTTCGAGACCGGGCGGGTCAAGCGCCCGCAGATCGGCATCGCGTCGTGGATCGTCCCGTCGATCGTGGCGTTCGGCACCGAGGAGCAGAAGCAGCGGTTCCTGCCGCCGACGTTCCGTGGCGAAATGATCTGGTGCCAGCTGTTTTCCGAGCCGGGCGCCGGATCTGATCTGGCGGGGTTGAGCACCAAGGCCACCAGGGCCGACGGCGGCTGGCGCATTACCGGGCAGAAGATCTGGACCACCGCCGCGCAGTTCTCGCAGTGGGGCGCGCTGCTGGCCAGGACGGACCCGTCGGCACCGAAACACAACGGCATCACCTACTTCCTGCTCGACATGAACAGCGAAGGCGTCGAAGTCAAACCGCTGCGCGAGCTCACCGGCGGCGCGATGTTCAACACCGTCTTCATCGACGACGTGTTCGTGCCCGACGAGCTGGTGCTCGGCGAGGTGAACCGCGGCTGGGAGGTCAGCCGCAATACGCTTACCGCCGAACGGGTTTCGATCGGCAGCAGCGAGGCACCGTTCTTGGCCAACCTCGACGGCTTCGTCGAGTTCATTCGCGACGGCCAATTCGACCAGGCGGCCCACTACCGGGCCGGGCAGTTGATCGCCGAGGGGCATGCCGCCAAGGTGCTCAACATGCGCTCGACGCTGCTGACGCTGGCCGGCGGCGACGCGATGCCGTCGGCGGCGATCTCCAAACTGCTGTCGATGCGCACCGGCCAGGGCTACGCCGAATTCGCGGTGTCCACGTTCGGCACCGACGCCGCCATCGGTGACCCCGAGCAGCTGCCGGGCAAGTGGGCGGAGTATCTGTTGGCCAGCCGCGCCACCACGATCTACGGCGGCACGTCGGAGGTACAGCTCAACATCATCGCCGAGCGGCTGTTGGGCCTCCCGCGCGACCCGTAA
- a CDS encoding 2-hydroxyacid dehydrogenase — translation MRVLAHFVPGQKVLDFVAPETDWLDVRWCAGDDDSAFYRELPDADVIWHVLRPLSGDDLQRAPKLRLVHKLGAGVNTIDVQAATEQGIAVANMPGANAPSVAEGAVLLMLAALRRLPVLDRLTREGRGWPSDPQLGETVRDIGGCTVGMVGYGNIAKHVGQIVAAMGATVLHTSTRDDGLPGWRALPDLLTASDIVSLHLPLTPSTRRLLGRDELATMKPGAVLVNTSRGEIVDEAALVDALRTGPLAAAGLDVFAVEPVPPDNPLLSLDNVVLTPHVSWYTADTMRRYLIEAVANCRRLRDGQQLAHVVNQPTGY, via the coding sequence CTGAGAGTCCTCGCCCACTTTGTCCCCGGACAGAAGGTGCTGGATTTCGTTGCGCCCGAAACGGACTGGCTCGACGTCCGGTGGTGCGCCGGCGACGACGACAGCGCGTTCTACCGCGAGCTGCCCGACGCCGACGTGATCTGGCACGTGCTGCGGCCGCTGTCCGGGGACGACTTGCAGCGCGCCCCGAAGCTGCGGCTGGTGCACAAACTCGGCGCCGGGGTCAACACCATCGACGTGCAGGCCGCCACCGAGCAGGGCATCGCGGTGGCCAACATGCCCGGCGCCAACGCGCCGTCGGTGGCCGAGGGCGCGGTGCTGCTGATGCTGGCCGCGCTGCGCCGGCTGCCGGTGCTCGACCGGCTCACCCGTGAGGGCCGCGGCTGGCCGTCCGACCCGCAACTGGGCGAAACCGTGCGCGACATCGGCGGCTGCACAGTCGGGATGGTCGGCTACGGCAACATCGCCAAACACGTCGGCCAAATCGTCGCCGCGATGGGCGCGACGGTGCTGCACACCAGCACCCGCGACGACGGCTTGCCGGGCTGGCGCGCGCTGCCGGACCTGCTGACCGCCAGCGACATCGTCTCGCTGCACTTGCCGTTGACGCCGTCGACGCGACGCCTGCTCGGCCGCGACGAGCTGGCCACCATGAAGCCCGGCGCGGTATTGGTCAACACGTCGCGCGGCGAGATCGTCGACGAGGCAGCCTTGGTGGACGCGCTGCGCACCGGGCCGCTGGCGGCAGCCGGACTGGATGTGTTCGCCGTCGAGCCGGTGCCGCCGGACAACCCGCTGCTGAGCCTGGACAACGTGGTGCTGACCCCGCATGTCAGTTGGTACACCGCCGACACGATGCGGCGCTATCTGATCGAGGCCGTCGCCAACTGCCGTCGCCTGCGCGACGGGCAGCAGCTGGCCCATGTAGTCAACCAACCGACCGGTTATTAG
- a CDS encoding ribbon-helix-helix protein, CopG family, whose amino-acid sequence MRTTVSISDELLAAAKRRARERGQSLGAVIEDALRRELAAAPDSKPRPKVPIFHGTGPRPGLELTSNRALAEVLDEGLDLNRRR is encoded by the coding sequence ATGCGCACCACGGTATCGATCTCTGACGAACTCCTGGCGGCCGCCAAGCGGCGGGCACGCGAACGAGGACAATCGCTCGGGGCGGTGATCGAGGATGCCCTTCGCCGCGAACTCGCCGCGGCGCCCGACTCCAAGCCGCGACCGAAAGTCCCGATATTCCACGGCACCGGCCCACGGCCGGGCCTGGAGTTGACCTCCAACCGCGCCTTGGCCGAAGTTCTCGACGAAGGTCTCGACCTGAACAGGCGTCGGTGA
- a CDS encoding TetR/AcrR family transcriptional regulator produces MAPAETTSVRPYRGIDPAERLAARRSRLLAAGLDLLGTDQQDPAELTVRGVCRRAGVAARYFYESFANKDEFVGAVFDWVIADLAATTQAAVAAAPPEEQTRAGMANIVRTIDGDPRVGRLLFSSQPANAVLVRKREESSALFAMLSGQHAGAVLRMQRNDRITATAHFVVGGVGQTLSAWLAGEVRLDSEQLVDHLASLLDGLADPALYRD; encoded by the coding sequence ATGGCCCCGGCGGAGACGACGAGCGTGCGGCCCTATCGGGGCATCGATCCGGCCGAGCGACTGGCCGCGCGTCGCAGTCGCTTACTTGCCGCCGGTTTGGATTTGCTGGGCACCGATCAGCAGGACCCTGCCGAGCTGACCGTACGGGGTGTGTGCCGTCGCGCCGGGGTGGCCGCTCGCTACTTCTACGAGAGCTTCGCCAACAAGGACGAGTTCGTCGGCGCGGTGTTCGACTGGGTGATCGCCGACCTGGCCGCCACCACCCAGGCCGCGGTGGCCGCCGCACCTCCCGAGGAGCAGACCCGCGCCGGCATGGCCAACATCGTGCGCACCATCGACGGCGATCCGCGGGTGGGGCGTTTGCTGTTCAGTTCGCAGCCGGCCAACGCGGTCTTGGTGCGCAAACGCGAGGAGTCCAGCGCCCTGTTCGCAATGCTGTCCGGCCAGCACGCGGGCGCGGTGCTGAGGATGCAGCGCAACGACCGGATCACCGCCACCGCGCATTTCGTGGTTGGCGGCGTCGGGCAAACACTGAGCGCCTGGCTGGCCGGCGAGGTGCGGTTGGATTCCGAGCAGCTCGTCGACCACCTGGCTTCGCTGCTCGACGGATTGGCCGACCCGGCGCTTTACCGCGATTAG
- a CDS encoding VOC family protein, whose protein sequence is MIKPHNPNPEFELGGINHVALVCSDMARTVDFYSNILGMPLVKSLDLPGGQGQHFFFDAGNGDCVAFFWFADAPDRVPGVSSPAAIPGIGDITSAVSTMNHLAFHVPAEKFDDYRKRLKEKGVRVGPVLNHDESEMQVSATLHPGVYVRSFYFQDPDGITLEFACWTKEFSGSDAKAVPKTAADRRVPVGN, encoded by the coding sequence ATGATCAAGCCGCACAACCCCAACCCCGAATTCGAACTCGGTGGGATCAACCATGTCGCGCTGGTGTGTTCGGACATGGCCCGCACCGTCGACTTCTACAGCAACATCCTCGGCATGCCGCTGGTCAAGTCGCTGGACCTGCCAGGCGGTCAGGGTCAGCACTTCTTCTTCGACGCCGGCAACGGCGACTGCGTTGCGTTCTTCTGGTTCGCCGATGCCCCCGACCGCGTGCCGGGTGTGTCGTCTCCGGCTGCGATTCCCGGGATCGGGGACATCACCAGCGCGGTCAGCACGATGAACCACCTGGCCTTCCATGTTCCCGCCGAGAAGTTCGACGACTACCGAAAGCGGCTCAAAGAAAAGGGTGTACGGGTCGGTCCGGTGCTCAACCACGACGAGAGCGAGATGCAGGTCTCGGCGACGCTGCACCCCGGCGTCTACGTGCGATCCTTCTACTTCCAGGACCCGGACGGCATCACACTCGAGTTTGCTTGCTGGACAAAGGAATTCAGCGGCAGCGACGCCAAGGCCGTGCCGAAGACGGCGGCCGACCGCCGGGTGCCGGTGGGTAACTAA
- a CDS encoding oxygenase MpaB family protein, whose translation MTISEPIGQVERAVSDPPDQRLARRNRRRLRAAGMDDGLMGVALLAGPANVIMQLARPGVGYGVLESRVESGRVDLHPIKRARTTFTYLAVASAGSDEQKAAFRRAVNRAHAQVYSTDESPVAYNAFDPELQRWVGACLYKGGVDIYRIFVGEMDDDEAERHYREGMALGTTLQVPPEMWPADRAAFDRYWQESLDKVHIDDAVREYLYPIAVGRMPGVTLPGPVQRWLDSFGLLITAGFLPQRFRDEMRFEWDAAKQRRFDRLMAVLRFANNLMPRFVRKFPFNVLLWDLDRRIKRGLPLV comes from the coding sequence ATGACGATCAGCGAACCCATCGGGCAGGTCGAGCGTGCGGTGAGCGATCCGCCCGACCAGCGGTTGGCCCGGCGCAACCGCCGCCGTCTGCGGGCGGCGGGCATGGACGACGGCCTGATGGGCGTGGCGCTGCTGGCCGGCCCCGCCAACGTGATCATGCAACTGGCCCGTCCCGGCGTCGGCTATGGCGTGCTGGAAAGCCGGGTGGAAAGCGGCCGCGTCGACCTGCATCCGATCAAGCGGGCGCGCACCACGTTCACCTACCTGGCGGTGGCCAGCGCGGGCAGCGACGAGCAGAAGGCGGCGTTTCGCCGGGCGGTGAACCGTGCGCACGCGCAGGTGTATTCGACGGACGAAAGCCCGGTGGCCTACAACGCATTCGACCCGGAGTTGCAGCGCTGGGTCGGCGCCTGCCTGTACAAGGGCGGGGTCGACATCTACCGCATCTTCGTCGGCGAAATGGACGACGACGAGGCCGAGCGGCACTATCGCGAGGGGATGGCGCTGGGCACCACTCTGCAGGTTCCGCCGGAGATGTGGCCGGCCGATCGCGCCGCGTTCGACCGGTACTGGCAGGAGTCGCTGGACAAGGTGCACATCGACGACGCCGTGCGCGAGTACCTCTATCCGATCGCGGTGGGCCGGATGCCCGGCGTGACACTGCCCGGGCCGGTACAGCGCTGGCTGGACAGTTTCGGCCTGCTGATCACCGCCGGCTTTCTGCCGCAACGGTTCCGCGACGAGATGCGCTTCGAGTGGGACGCCGCCAAGCAGCGTCGGTTCGACCGGTTGATGGCCGTGCTGCGGTTCGCCAACAACCTGATGCCGCGGTTCGTCCGGAAATTCCCGTTCAACGTGCTGCTGTGGGATCTGGACCGGCGGATCAAGAGGGGCCTCCCGTTGGTGTGA